Part of the Caulifigura coniformis genome, TGTTGATCGCCAGACCGCCCAGGAACAGGATGATCAGCGAGATGACGATGGCCAGGGCTGGCCGATGCAGGATCTGTGAAAACATGGTGCTGCGAGGATCCGGCAGGTCCTCGCTCCGGAATGTGAGAGCGAGCGTGCTCCCTGACGTCGTGACTATTCGGCCACGTTCTTGAGCTGGGCCATCACCTCGGTGGGCGCCTTCTCCTCGTATTCCACCTTCTCGCCGTCGCGAATCTGGCGGCTTCCCTCCAGGACGATCGTGTCGTCGACGGCCAGCCCGTCCTTGATCACGAAGATGTCGTCCAGTTCATTCTGAATCGAGATCTCGCGCTGGTGGGCGACGTTGTCCTTGTCGACGACGTAGACATAGCGCTTGTCGAGAATCTCGAACGTCGCGCGTTGCGGGATGACGACTGCGTTCGGCAGCACCCGGTTGATCAGCACCGTTCCGGTCTGCCCGTGACGCAGGAGCCCTTCGGGGTTTGGAAAGTCGGCCCGGAAGGCGATGTTTCCGGTCTCGTTGTTGAAGTCGGCCTCGATGGCTCCAATCTTCCCGGCGTACCGGAATTTCGAGTGGTCCGCGAGCATCAGCTCGACCACGAGGTCTTCCTGGTGCTTGTCCAGCGTCGCCTTGTATTCGAGGTACCGCCGTTCTGGGACGTTGAAGTACACCCACATGACGCTGTTATCGGAAAGCGTCGTGAGCATCTCGCCTTCTTCGATCAGGCTCCCATGCTGGTGATGCAGCCGGTCGATGATCCCGTCGAATGGCGCCACGATCTTCGTGAAGTTCAGTTCGGCGGCCGCCATCTGTGCGTTCGCCTGGGCCTTCAGCAGCTTCGCCTGGAACAGCGCCACCTCGTTCTGTGACACACCGTTCTTTTCGGCCAGGCGCTTCGTGTTGTCGAATTCCAGCTGCGCCAGCTTGGCTTCGGCGTTCTCGGCATCCACCTTCGCCTGATACACGTTCGGGAGGACCGTGAACATCACATCGCCGGCCTTCACCGCCTGGCCTTCCTTGACGGGGATCTGTTCGAGATAGCCCCGCTCCAGCGCCCGCACTTCGATATGCCGCTGCGAGTGAATCTGGCAGACGTACTGCTGCTTGATCGTGACGTCACGGGAGACGGGCGTCGTTGCCGTGATGCGGTGAGCTTCCTCGTGGTGCTCTTCGTCGTGCTTGGCGCACGCGGAAAGGGAGCAGGAGAGAATCGTCAGGAGCCCAATGCGGGCCAGTAAGCGTTTCATGGGGACTTTGCCCATTGCCAGCCCGAGATGTTCTTGCGCCCCGAGTCCAACGCACCTTGTCGCACGACAAGCAGTTTCAGTATTCGTAGTCGCGCATCGCGGGTGCGTAAACCGCCTTTCGGCCGGGCTTACGAAGATGTAATCCCAGAGGCGTCCCGCCCGGGATTTCGCGTCTCAAAACCGGTCCAGACGGCCGGTTTGCGCCCTGCGGACGCCAGAGCGGCTTTGCAAGACCAGCTCCTTCTTACGGGAGGTGACCGACCGTATCGATGGCCTCGGCAGAGCGGTCGTGACTCCGCTGACACGGGCTTCTTCCTCGTCGGCCATGCGAACCTCCACTTGACCGGCCCGTGAATCGGTGTACTATGTCACTGGTACACAGGTGGCGAATGCTTGCGCACGTTGATCCATCGAACGGCATTCCCATCTACGAGCAGATCGTTCGGCAGGTGAAGTTCGCCATCGCGGACGGATCGCTGAATGTCGGCGACCATGTTCCATCGGTGCGCGAGCTTGCGAGTCGGCTGGCGATCAATCCAAACACCGTCGCCAGGGCTTACCGCGACCTCCAGATTGCCGGACTGCTGCTTCCCATTCGGGGAACTGGTCTGGCCGTCGCGCAGGGCGCTCCCAGGCAATGCCGGAGTGAACGACTCGATCTGATCCGTGAGCGACTGCGGGCGGTGCTGTCGGAGGCCGTCCACAACGGCGTTTCACACGAAGAGATCCGTTCGCTCATGGAGTCGGTTCTCGTACGCCTTCCGGAGCGGGAAGGCGGCGGATAACCACATCACTGGAGAGCGCCTCGCTCTCGAATCCCCGGAAGGGCATTTTATGCAACCTGTGCTTCAGCTGCAGCGGGTCACGAAGCGTTACGGGCGGACGGTGGCGCTGGATGACGTCACGCTGTCGGTTCCGCCGGGAACGGTCTGTGCCCTGCTCGGCGCCAATGGGGCCGGAAAAACGACCGCAATCCGCTCGCTGCTGGGTTTTGAGCGTCCCGACAGCGGAACCGCGACGGTCATGGGAATGGATCCCCAGCGTCAGCCGCTCGAGGTCCGTCGTCGTGTCGGCTACGTCTCCGATAAACCGGCCCTCTACGAGTGGATGACCGTCGACGAGATTGGCTGGTTCACGTCCGGGTTCTATCCGACCGGCTTCCTCACCGAATTCGCCCGTATCGCCGCACGATTCGGGCTGGAAGGGAAGCAGAAGATCAAGGCGCTGTCGAAAGGGGGCCGGGCGAAGGTCGCGCTCGCGTTGTCGCTGGCGCACAAGCCTCAACTGCTGATCCTTGATGAGCCCACCTCCGGGCTCGATCCGCTCGTCCGCCGCGAGTTCCTGGAAAGCATGATCGATCTCGCGGCCGAAGGACGCACGGTGCTCCTCTCCAGCCATCAGGTCACCGAGGTCGAGCGGGTTGCCGATCTGGTGGCGATCCTGCTGAACGGCAAGCTTGTCTGTTTCGAGCGGCTGGAAGACCTGAAACGCACTGTGAGCGAAGTCGTCCTGCAGACGCCGCCCGGATGGCGACTTCCGGTGTCGATGCCGGGCAAGGTCGTCGCGCATGTCCCGCGACACCACGAGCAGTTGTTCATGGTCCGGGATCTCGATCAGGCCGCGCTCACGGCGATGAGCGCGCAGCTCGGCGTCCCCGCCCCCCAGGTCCGTCATCCCAGTCTCGAAGACATCCTTCTGGCCATGCTCCGTGAGGTGCGGCTGGGCGGGACTGTCGAACTGCCGCCCGATCCCTGGACGACCCCCGCCGTGGCTGCGGAAACCGCCGGCATGCATCGCTGATTCCTCACTTCACTGTGACTCAAGCTCTGCCCGCTTCCTGAAGGGTCCCATGGACGCAGTCATCCGCCTGTTCTGGAAAGAGTTTCGGACGCAGCTGCCGGTGAGCACGGCCCTGTTGTTCGGAGTCGTCTTGATTGAGGCGATCTTCGTTGTCTTTCTCCGGACCTCGACGCCCGACCTGTTTCTGGGAACCGCGATCGTTGCGTCTGCCGGTTTCGCGGCTGCGTGCGCGTCGCTGCTGTTCGCCGGCGACGCCGAAGAAGGGCACGCCGACTGGCTGCGTCAGCTCCCCATCTCCTCCGGCGAACTGATTCTCGGAAAAGTCGGGTATGGAGTCGGCGCGGTGGCCTGCTTCGCAGCGGCCACGTTCGTTGTCGCGTCCGTTGCTCTCCGCTTCGCAAACGTGGAGGGAGTCGTGCGGTTCTATATCCCGCTCAGCCAGGCGCTGTTGTCGATTGCAGGCTGCTTTCTCTGGGGGCTGTTCTACTCCGTCCTGTTCCGGCGGCCGCTCATTGTCATGATCGCCGCGGCGCTGACCTCGCTCCTGATCACCGGCCTTTGCGACACGGGGTATCCCAGCGGTCAGGTGGTGCTGGGACTGACATTGGCCGTGCTGGCGCTGGTCGATCTCGGGCTCATCCTGCTCTGGCGTCGGAGGGAAGTCTGGAGGTCGCCCGTGATCCGTGCGAAGAGAAGCTCCATCGGGTTGCAGTCCTGGATGTCTCTGCCGCTCAAATGGCTGGTCACCCGGGGGCCGCTGGAGGCTCGTGGATGGACGGTCCTTTTCTGGAAAGAGATTTGCGGCGCGCTCGTTGCCGTCCTGGCTCTTCTGCCGGTGCTGTTGATTGTTCAAATGCTGGCTCACGAGCGTCCTTTTCGCACGGTGAGCCTCTTCGCGCTCTGTCCGGTCGTGGTGATGTTCGGAGTGCTCTCGTTTCGGGAGGAGCAGCGCCAGTCTCTGATGAGCTTTCTCAGCGACCGCGGCATCTCGCCCGCGCGTGTCTGGGCCGTGAAGTCGTTCATCTGGTTTTCCGCAGCCGTCGGCGTCGCGGCCTTCATGCTGGCAGTCGACGCAGTGACCGCGGCGCCCCAGGTTTCGTGGTCGGTCACGACGCCCTTCAGGCCCTTCGGGATTCCGGCGTTCGATCCCGCCCAGTCATCACGAGGGGAGGGCCCTCGCGACGACGAGTCCGTCGTTCGACTCTGTTCCGTGGTCGGAGCCCTGTTCGTTGGACTGTTCCTGGTGGGTCAGGTCGTTTCCTGCTGGGTTCGCCGCACCGTCCTGGCGGTGTCGCTCGCTTCGCTTGGCACCGTCCTGTTCCTGATCTGGGTCGGCATGATCATCAATAAGGACATTCCTCTCTCAGGAGCCGTCTGGCCTGTTTTGATTGCCCTCATGCTGGCGATCTGGGCCACGCGTCGCGCCTGGATGGAACAGTGGTCCGGTTGGCGGTTGCGTGTCAGGCAGATCGCCTGGATCGTCATTCCATTCCTCGGATGCGCCGGGTTCGCCCTTGCGTCACGCGGCTGGCAGGTTCCGGACACCGATCCCGGATTCGACTGGCGGGCACAGGCCGCTGCCATGGACCGATTCGACAAGGCCTGGTCGGTCCGGTGGGAGCATGCCGTGAACGGCTCCCTGCCCGGAGAGCGATCGGCCATTCAGGCCCAGGGTGAGGCAGCGGCCGAGCGCGCGCGTCGCCGGGAGAAGGCTGCGAAGGAATTCTCAGCCGGAACGCCCTGGGACGCGAAGGCCCTCGAGGCAGCGGCGGGTTCGATCGATCCGCTGATGACTGCGTCCGTCCTGGAGCCGTCAGGGTTTTCAATCCCCCGTGCTCTCACCGCGCTGGAGGATTCCGTTTTTCGAAACGCCGTACTTCTCAATTCCGTCCCTGGGGGAATGACCGCGCCGCGGCCGATGCTGAATGGCCACCTCCACAGAATCAGCAATGCCCTCGCAGGCGTGCACGATCTTCAGCGGCAGGCCAGCTCCTGGAGTGATCTGGCTTCATGTCTTCGTGCGGAAGGTCGCCTCCTCGCGGCGCTTCGCGCATGGGCCGCCCAGCCCGAGCAGGACGAGGCCCTTCTGGATGAGGCCCTGGCGTTGATCGCAGGCCGGGTGAGCCCGTCCGATCGGCCGGCGGGCCTCACGGACGATCTGGCCCTGAGTGCCCGGGAAATGCTGAAGAGGCGATATGTCATCCTCCGGGGGTTCTGCACGGGAGAAGGCCGGATTGGAGAAGCGATCGTCAGCCAGCGGAAAGCGGACGGGGGGCCGGAGGCCCGCTGGTTCTATTCCCGGCTTGCCGCGGCAGAGCGGGAACGGG contains:
- a CDS encoding efflux RND transporter periplasmic adaptor subunit, giving the protein MKRLLARIGLLTILSCSLSACAKHDEEHHEEAHRITATTPVSRDVTIKQQYVCQIHSQRHIEVRALERGYLEQIPVKEGQAVKAGDVMFTVLPNVYQAKVDAENAEAKLAQLEFDNTKRLAEKNGVSQNEVALFQAKLLKAQANAQMAAAELNFTKIVAPFDGIIDRLHHQHGSLIEEGEMLTTLSDNSVMWVYFNVPERRYLEYKATLDKHQEDLVVELMLADHSKFRYAGKIGAIEADFNNETGNIAFRADFPNPEGLLRHGQTGTVLINRVLPNAVVIPQRATFEILDKRYVYVVDKDNVAHQREISIQNELDDIFVIKDGLAVDDTIVLEGSRQIRDGEKVEYEEKAPTEVMAQLKNVAE
- a CDS encoding ABC transporter permease, whose amino-acid sequence is MDAVIRLFWKEFRTQLPVSTALLFGVVLIEAIFVVFLRTSTPDLFLGTAIVASAGFAAACASLLFAGDAEEGHADWLRQLPISSGELILGKVGYGVGAVACFAAATFVVASVALRFANVEGVVRFYIPLSQALLSIAGCFLWGLFYSVLFRRPLIVMIAAALTSLLITGLCDTGYPSGQVVLGLTLAVLALVDLGLILLWRRREVWRSPVIRAKRSSIGLQSWMSLPLKWLVTRGPLEARGWTVLFWKEICGALVAVLALLPVLLIVQMLAHERPFRTVSLFALCPVVVMFGVLSFREEQRQSLMSFLSDRGISPARVWAVKSFIWFSAAVGVAAFMLAVDAVTAAPQVSWSVTTPFRPFGIPAFDPAQSSRGEGPRDDESVVRLCSVVGALFVGLFLVGQVVSCWVRRTVLAVSLASLGTVLFLIWVGMIINKDIPLSGAVWPVLIALMLAIWATRRAWMEQWSGWRLRVRQIAWIVIPFLGCAGFALASRGWQVPDTDPGFDWRAQAAAMDRFDKAWSVRWEHAVNGSLPGERSAIQAQGEAAAERARRREKAAKEFSAGTPWDAKALEAAAGSIDPLMTASVLEPSGFSIPRALTALEDSVFRNAVLLNSVPGGMTAPRPMLNGHLHRISNALAGVHDLQRQASSWSDLASCLRAEGRLLAALRAWAAQPEQDEALLDEALALIAGRVSPSDRPAGLTDDLALSAREMLKRRYVILRGFCTGEGRIGEAIVSQRKADGGPEARWFYSRLAAAERERVLRLLNWATLQELRMPFASLPELQTAGNAPATWENRQVDFARYAKTTPLLPPELADAAHIIPQGDTISAWQGFMIGVQQRRNLTAVAIALQRHRLLEGTFPVSLGDLASPLPHDPFTGQPFFFQSGLADAKPLEAAAVTSIPRKQPVLWSAIDSQTSNMTLYWMKVSERLQYQPQRVLVLPTNEDPILANLDWPLQQLPDPPDVVPMEGMMSGGEDLGNVPAAPEDL
- a CDS encoding GntR family transcriptional regulator, with protein sequence MLAHVDPSNGIPIYEQIVRQVKFAIADGSLNVGDHVPSVRELASRLAINPNTVARAYRDLQIAGLLLPIRGTGLAVAQGAPRQCRSERLDLIRERLRAVLSEAVHNGVSHEEIRSLMESVLVRLPEREGGG
- a CDS encoding ABC transporter ATP-binding protein codes for the protein MQPVLQLQRVTKRYGRTVALDDVTLSVPPGTVCALLGANGAGKTTAIRSLLGFERPDSGTATVMGMDPQRQPLEVRRRVGYVSDKPALYEWMTVDEIGWFTSGFYPTGFLTEFARIAARFGLEGKQKIKALSKGGRAKVALALSLAHKPQLLILDEPTSGLDPLVRREFLESMIDLAAEGRTVLLSSHQVTEVERVADLVAILLNGKLVCFERLEDLKRTVSEVVLQTPPGWRLPVSMPGKVVAHVPRHHEQLFMVRDLDQAALTAMSAQLGVPAPQVRHPSLEDILLAMLREVRLGGTVELPPDPWTTPAVAAETAGMHR